A genomic region of Rhipicephalus sanguineus isolate Rsan-2018 chromosome 1, BIME_Rsan_1.4, whole genome shotgun sequence contains the following coding sequences:
- the LOC119395046 gene encoding transcription factor kayak-like gives MSYPAAPGYEAYAAAVGQSYPFGNQGYQTSGMQQQMPSAAYAAVQNALQAAALEAQQQQQQRYAMANQSYYENAMAAAHQAAAVLQQQQQEQQQKLIQQQLQQQQLQQQQLQQQQLQQVQQQLQQQQLQQQYARQARMYQYPTQAYAMPRTNQAAYQQPGYPSSRSYGAAQTGASGYLPNGATGYSAGWPSAGATADMQSKSPWAAYQPATGSWVSRCVPPQSANAGRQNYYYSSRYPHGNYHSGYGVSNVPTPAGYRTQNYGQGYPQPGVYQVQSRYPQGR, from the exons ATGAGTTACCCGGCGGCTCCAGGTTATGAGGCGTACGCCGCAGCCGTAGGGCAGAGCTATCCTTTCGGCAACCAGGGCTACCAGACATCGGGTATGCAGCAGCAGATGCCGTCGGCGGCGTACGCGGCCGTCCAGAATGCCCTGCAGGCTGCTGCGCTAGAAgcgcaacagcaacagcagcagcggtACGCCATGGCAAACCAGAGCTACTACGAAAACGCAATGGCTGCCGCCCACCAGGCGGCCGCGGTActtcagcagcaacagcaggagCAGCAACAAAAGCTCATTCAGCAGCAGCTGCAACAACAACAGCTACAACAGCAGCAGCTACAACAGCAACAGCTGCAGCAGGTTCAGCAACAGCTTCAGCAGCAGCAATTGCAGCAGCAGTATGCGCGCCAGGCCCGGATGTACCAGTACCCGACGCAGGCCTACGCCATGCCGCGGACCAACCAGGCGGCATACCAGCAGCCGGGCTACCCGAGTTCCAGAAGCTACGGAGCAGCCCAGACGGGTGCTTCGGGGTACCTGCCGAACGGAGCGACAGGCTACTCGGCTGGCTGGCCAAGCGCAGGTGCTACTGCTG ACATGCAGTCAAAAAGTCCATGGGCCGCTTACCAGCCAGCGACAGGGTCGTGGGTATCTCGGTGCGTTCCACCGCAGAGCGCCAACGCCGGTCGCCAAAATTACTACTACA GTAGCAGATACCCACACGGAAACTACCATTCAGGCTACGGCGTTTCCAACGTCCCCACTCCGGCTGGCTACCGTACTCAGAACTACGGACAGGGATACCCACAACCGGGTGTCTACCAAGTGCAGTCCCGTTATCCTCAAGGTCGATAA